Below is a genomic region from Deltaproteobacteria bacterium.
CCATTGTGCGGCCGCGTGTGCTTCAATATGGGATGAAACCGCGCCCCCGAGAACACCGAGCTGATACGAGTGAACTCCACCGGGTAGCGCAAGAAGCTCTGGGCGAGGACCCGCCCGCTGGCATCGACGTAGGTGCCTTCGACCCCGTCGTCGTAATAAAAAGCCTGCGCCAGCCGCTTGGCGCTGCGGATCTCCGCGGCCAGCACCCGGCCCGGCGGTAGCACACGGCCGTCACTGCTGACGCGGCGCTCGTACAACACCCGGAAGCGATCGCCCGCTTGGACTCGCCGGAAATCGAATTCCCAGCCGAGGATATCGGCCATCTGCGAAATGATCTGATCAGGGATACCGGTGCGCCGCGCCGCCTGGTGGAAGTTCTTCTCGACCACGCCCTCTGCGCCGACCACCGTCACCTTGATCGCCAGCGGCTCGGTCCGACCACGCAGCTGCTTGCCCGCGCGTTCGACGACCACGCGGGTGTGGTTGTCGACTTCGTAGTTGAGCGCGGCCAAGCGGCCGCCGCGTTCGAGCTGAAGTACCAGCACGTGCCCCGGCGCCAGCTGCACCGGGCCGGCGGCAGTGCGGATCGCCTTGTCCCACTGGGCGATCTCGCGACGGCTCAGGCCGCGCTTAGCCAGAATGCCGGTGAGGGTCTCTGTGCGTTGCACCA
It encodes:
- a CDS encoding peptidoglycan DD-metalloendopeptidase family protein; the encoded protein is MRNQRFQVRSAWLLGFAVGAAIFSQPAWASRAARRSATTAPRPAAAAPASNKSVRHVVQRTETLTGILAKRGLSRREIAQWDKAIRTAAGPVQLAPGHVLVLQLERGGRLAALNYEVDNHTRVVVERAGKQLRGRTEPLAIKVTVVGAEGVVEKNFHQAARRTGIPDQIISQMADILGWEFDFRRVQAGDRFRVLYERRVSSDGRVLPPGRVLAAEIRSAKRLAQAFYYDDGVEGTYVDASGRVLAQSFLRYPVEFTRISSVFSGARFHPILKHTRPHNGVDFAAPVGTPVRAAGDGVVIAAGRNGDYGNQIAVRHGEGLSTTYSHLRGIARDLRAGTAVRQGQVIGWVGQTGLTTGPHLHFALYRNGQYLNPLTARVSLRRLIADPQRFQLAKQGLLTRLAGVPRPPSAVPVEPTLLAALPPTRRPGVVSITQ